One genomic window of Providencia hangzhouensis includes the following:
- the torA gene encoding trimethylamine-N-oxide reductase TorA, whose translation MKNNPTFQASRRHFLFQLGGLTVAGMLGPSLLTPRKANAATAGEQTAVVQEGILTGSHWGAIRATVVDGRFIEAKPFEHDKFPSKMIAGLPDHVHGTARIRYPMVRVDWLRKRHLSDTSQRGDNRFVRVSWDEALDLFYQELERIQTTYGPSGLLTANGWQSTGMLHNASGMLARAIALHGNSVSTGGDYSTGAAQVILPRVVGSMEVYEQQTSWPLVLKNSKTIVLWGSDLIKNQQANWWCPDHDVYEYYEQLKEKAASGEIKVISIDPIITSTHDYLGRTNVQHIAINPQADVPLQLAIAHTLYSENLHDKTFLKEYCVGFEQFVPYLMGKTDGQPKDAQWASEICGIDAGTIQALARQMAADRTQIIAGWCVQRMQHGEQWSWMIVVLAAMLGQIGLPGGGFGFGWHYNGAGTPSRQGIILSGFSGSTKVPPIHDNNDYKGYSSTIPIARFIDAILEPGKTINWNGKAIKLPPLKMCVFAGTNPFHRHQQINRIIEGWRKLETVVSIDNQWTSTCRFSDIVLPATTQFERNDLDQYGNHSNRGIIAMKQLVEPQFESRNDFDILRDLCRRFGREEAFTEGLDEMGWIKRIWQEGSQQGKGRGIHLPSFDTFWEKEGYVEFEHPQMFVRHQAFREDPDLEPLGTPSGLIEIYSKTIADMQYDDCQGHPMWFEKAERSHGGPGSKKWPLHLQSAHPDFRLHSQLCESPVLRQYYSVSGKEPVFISPQDAKARGIQNGDIVRVFNDRGQVLAGAVVSDLYTEGVARIHEGAWYDPTKGGEINSLCKYGNPNVLTLDIGTSQLAQATSAHTTLVEIEKYTGQVDNVNAFDGPIEMVAQCEYVPASQVNK comes from the coding sequence ATGAAAAATAATCCAACTTTTCAAGCTTCTCGTCGACACTTTTTGTTCCAGCTTGGCGGGCTCACTGTTGCGGGTATGTTAGGCCCTTCCCTATTAACACCACGTAAGGCTAACGCTGCAACAGCTGGAGAACAAACTGCGGTGGTACAAGAAGGCATTCTAACTGGGTCACACTGGGGCGCAATTCGCGCTACCGTAGTTGATGGTCGTTTTATCGAAGCAAAACCCTTTGAACACGATAAATTTCCATCAAAAATGATTGCAGGATTGCCTGACCATGTGCATGGCACTGCCCGTATCCGTTACCCAATGGTGCGTGTTGACTGGCTACGTAAACGCCATTTAAGTGACACCTCACAACGAGGTGATAACCGCTTCGTACGTGTTTCTTGGGATGAGGCCCTTGATTTGTTCTATCAAGAATTAGAACGTATTCAAACAACTTATGGACCAAGTGGATTACTTACTGCAAATGGCTGGCAATCGACAGGGATGCTCCACAATGCATCAGGTATGTTAGCCCGCGCCATTGCGCTGCACGGTAATAGTGTCAGTACTGGCGGAGACTACTCAACGGGTGCTGCACAAGTGATTTTACCTCGAGTTGTCGGGTCAATGGAGGTTTATGAACAACAAACCTCTTGGCCACTAGTCCTTAAAAATAGTAAAACCATCGTATTATGGGGCTCTGACCTGATTAAAAACCAACAAGCTAACTGGTGGTGTCCTGATCATGACGTTTATGAATATTATGAACAACTGAAAGAGAAAGCTGCTAGTGGCGAGATAAAAGTCATCAGTATCGACCCTATAATCACCTCTACTCATGATTACCTTGGGCGTACTAATGTTCAGCATATTGCGATTAACCCGCAAGCGGATGTCCCACTGCAATTAGCCATCGCCCACACGCTTTACAGTGAAAACTTGCATGATAAAACCTTCTTAAAAGAATATTGTGTTGGTTTCGAGCAATTTGTTCCCTACTTAATGGGAAAAACAGATGGACAACCCAAAGATGCACAATGGGCGTCTGAAATTTGTGGTATTGATGCCGGCACAATCCAAGCCTTAGCCCGCCAAATGGCAGCAGATAGAACCCAAATCATTGCAGGTTGGTGCGTTCAACGCATGCAACATGGTGAACAATGGTCGTGGATGATTGTTGTTTTGGCTGCGATGTTAGGTCAAATTGGCTTACCGGGTGGAGGATTTGGCTTCGGTTGGCACTATAATGGAGCAGGAACCCCAAGCCGCCAGGGAATTATTTTAAGTGGTTTTTCCGGCTCAACCAAAGTGCCACCTATTCATGATAACAATGACTACAAAGGCTACAGCAGCACCATTCCTATTGCTCGTTTTATTGATGCTATTTTAGAACCAGGAAAAACAATCAACTGGAACGGTAAAGCAATTAAATTACCTCCACTAAAAATGTGTGTGTTTGCTGGAACCAACCCATTCCACCGCCACCAACAAATTAACCGTATTATTGAAGGTTGGCGCAAACTAGAAACGGTTGTCTCTATTGATAATCAATGGACATCCACCTGTCGTTTTTCCGATATCGTATTACCGGCAACCACACAATTTGAACGAAATGACCTTGACCAATACGGTAACCATTCAAATCGTGGAATTATTGCGATGAAACAACTCGTTGAACCGCAGTTTGAGTCACGTAATGACTTCGATATTTTACGTGACCTCTGTCGCCGTTTTGGTCGTGAAGAGGCCTTTACTGAAGGTTTGGACGAAATGGGTTGGATAAAACGCATTTGGCAAGAAGGCAGCCAACAAGGAAAAGGCCGTGGTATTCATTTACCCTCCTTCGATACGTTCTGGGAAAAAGAAGGCTATGTGGAATTTGAACATCCACAAATGTTTGTTCGTCATCAAGCATTTAGGGAAGATCCCGACTTAGAACCTTTAGGGACACCGAGTGGTTTAATTGAAATTTACTCAAAAACTATTGCTGATATGCAATATGATGATTGCCAAGGTCACCCAATGTGGTTCGAAAAAGCAGAACGCTCTCATGGTGGTCCAGGTTCAAAAAAATGGCCACTACATTTGCAATCCGCACATCCCGATTTTCGTTTACACTCACAATTGTGCGAATCCCCTGTATTACGTCAATATTATTCTGTGAGTGGCAAAGAGCCGGTCTTTATTAGCCCTCAAGATGCGAAAGCTAGAGGCATACAAAATGGTGATATTGTTCGTGTTTTCAACGACCGCGGGCAAGTGTTAGCAGGAGCCGTAGTTTCTGACTTATATACAGAAGGCGTTGCTCGTATCCATGAAGGAGCTTGGTATGACCCGACTAAGGGTGGAGAAATCAATTCCCTGTGCAAATACGGAAACCCAAACGTATTAACGCTTGATATTGGAACCTCTCAATTAGCGCAGGCCACCAGCGCACATACCACCTTAGTGGAGATAGAAAAATACACAGGACAAGTGGATAACGTCAATGCATTCGATGGGCCAATTGAAATGGTTGCTCAATGTGAATATGTTCCTGCATCACAGGTGAACAAATGA
- the torC gene encoding pentaheme c-type cytochrome TorC, with protein MRKLWRALRKPSARWSMLTLIVVGIAVGVALIVVPHVGMKVTSTTEFCVSCHSMEPVYEEYKQSVHFQNASGVRAECHDCHIPSDLPGMIKRKLEASNDIYQTFIAHSIDTPEKFEAKRAELAEREWARMKENNSATCRSCHDYDSMDHAKQNPEAARQMQIAAKENQSCIDCHKGIAHQLPDMSSGFRKQFDELRAKANSDADILYSLDIKPLYSNKGDKDPAGSLLPASEVKVLKRDGDWLQVEITGWTETDGRQRVLSEFPGKRIFVASIRGDVQENVKNLESTVVAATDTSWSKLQATAWMQQGDMVNDIKPIWAYADSLYNGSCNQCHGAPDIAHFDANGWIGTLNGMIGFTSLDKREERTLLKYLQMNASDTAGSSHGDNGVQNEK; from the coding sequence ATGCGGAAACTCTGGAGAGCGTTGCGAAAACCAAGTGCTCGTTGGTCAATGCTAACGTTAATCGTTGTCGGGATTGCAGTGGGTGTTGCGTTAATCGTTGTTCCCCATGTTGGGATGAAAGTGACTAGCACCACCGAGTTTTGTGTCAGTTGCCATAGCATGGAACCCGTTTACGAAGAATATAAGCAATCTGTACATTTCCAAAATGCATCTGGCGTACGCGCAGAATGCCATGACTGCCATATTCCCTCCGACCTTCCAGGCATGATTAAACGGAAACTCGAAGCAAGCAATGATATTTATCAAACATTTATTGCTCACTCGATAGATACCCCAGAAAAATTTGAAGCCAAACGTGCCGAACTTGCGGAACGCGAGTGGGCTCGCATGAAAGAAAATAATTCTGCTACTTGCCGCTCTTGCCATGATTATGACTCAATGGATCACGCTAAACAAAATCCAGAAGCAGCTCGCCAAATGCAAATCGCTGCGAAAGAAAATCAGTCATGTATTGACTGCCATAAAGGGATTGCCCACCAATTACCCGATATGAGCAGTGGCTTTCGTAAGCAATTTGATGAGTTAAGGGCGAAAGCAAATAGTGATGCTGACATTCTTTATTCACTTGATATTAAACCTTTATATTCCAATAAAGGGGATAAAGACCCCGCTGGCTCGTTACTTCCTGCCTCAGAGGTGAAAGTCCTAAAACGTGATGGCGATTGGCTACAAGTTGAAATCACAGGGTGGACAGAAACCGATGGTCGGCAACGAGTTCTATCTGAATTCCCCGGCAAGCGAATTTTCGTAGCTTCGATACGTGGTGATGTTCAAGAAAATGTGAAAAATTTAGAAAGTACCGTCGTCGCTGCAACAGATACGTCATGGAGCAAACTGCAAGCGACTGCATGGATGCAGCAAGGTGATATGGTCAATGATATCAAACCGATATGGGCTTATGCAGACTCTTTATATAACGGTTCTTGTAATCAATGCCATGGTGCGCCAGATATTGCCCACTTTGATGCTAACGGTTGGATAGGCACATTAAACGGTATGATTGGCTTTACCAGTTTAGATAAGCGAGAAGAGCGTACCTTATTGAAATACTTACAAATGAATGCATCTGATACCGCAGGATCTTCACACGGTGATAACGGAGTACAGAATGAAAAATAA
- the torR gene encoding two-component system response regulator TorR, protein MTSHHIVVVEDEPVTQARLQAYFEQEGYRVSVTGNGAGLREIMDQQAVDLILLDINLPDENGLMLTRALRERFTVGIILVTGRCDQIDRIVGLEMGADDYVTKPLELRELVVRVKNLLWRIDLAKPSQAQVVSQDNCYQFAGYCLNVSMHTLEFEHQAIKLTRAEYEMLVAFVTNPREILSRERLLRMLSARRVDNPDLRTIDVLIRRLRHKIKADLLVTQHGEGYFLAADVY, encoded by the coding sequence ATGACATCACATCATATTGTGGTTGTTGAAGATGAACCCGTTACTCAGGCTCGCTTACAGGCTTACTTTGAGCAAGAAGGATATCGTGTTTCTGTGACGGGAAATGGTGCAGGTTTACGCGAAATTATGGACCAGCAAGCCGTTGACTTGATTCTGTTGGATATTAATTTACCAGATGAAAACGGGTTAATGTTAACAAGGGCACTACGTGAGCGTTTCACGGTAGGAATTATTTTAGTCACAGGTCGCTGTGACCAAATTGACCGTATTGTGGGTTTAGAAATGGGAGCCGATGACTATGTTACTAAGCCCTTGGAACTCAGGGAATTAGTCGTTCGCGTTAAAAATTTACTTTGGCGAATTGACCTTGCTAAGCCTTCGCAAGCTCAAGTTGTTTCACAAGATAATTGTTATCAGTTTGCTGGCTATTGCCTAAATGTTTCGATGCATACGCTCGAATTTGAGCATCAGGCTATCAAACTCACACGGGCTGAATATGAAATGCTAGTGGCTTTTGTGACGAACCCGCGGGAGATTTTAAGCCGAGAACGTCTTTTACGTATGTTATCTGCCCGACGAGTTGATAACCCTGACTTACGTACCATAGATGTACTTATTCGCCGTTTACGCCATAAAATCAAAGCGGATTTATTAGTGACTCAGCATGGTGAAGGCTATTTTTTAGCCGCCGATGTATATTGA
- the torT gene encoding TMAO reductase system periplasmic protein TorT, with amino-acid sequence MRVLILLLFTFHSLLSLATAHDSSLIQWRDTLHFDQQPHDPVTATKTWKLCALYPSLKDSYWLSINYGMQKAAKHYGIDLNVLEAGGYNQLATQQKQITQCQQWGADAILLGSSTTTFPNLSQLVENTPVIEVINATHDKTIKTRVGVPWFQMGYQPGRYLVQWSQGKPLKVLLMPGPLNAGGSHEMEQGFREAIAGSQVQIVDVAQGDNDLEVQRNLLHEMLERNPDVDVVVGTAIAAEAAMGEGRNLTNPLNIVSFYLSHQVYRGLKRGRIIMAASDQMVWQGELVIEQAIKVLQKQPVPNNISPPILVLTQQNADSEHLRNSLSPGGFRPVYQYTSAAKK; translated from the coding sequence ATGCGTGTATTGATTTTACTACTGTTCACATTTCACTCGTTGTTGAGCCTAGCAACGGCGCACGATAGCTCACTAATTCAGTGGCGTGACACACTGCATTTTGATCAGCAACCGCATGATCCCGTTACCGCCACAAAAACATGGAAGTTGTGTGCACTTTATCCTAGCCTAAAAGATTCTTATTGGTTATCAATTAATTACGGAATGCAAAAAGCGGCAAAACACTATGGCATTGACCTAAACGTATTAGAAGCCGGTGGATATAACCAACTAGCAACCCAACAAAAGCAAATTACACAGTGCCAACAATGGGGAGCAGATGCCATCTTACTAGGCAGTAGCACCACAACTTTTCCAAACCTTAGCCAACTGGTAGAAAATACGCCTGTCATTGAAGTCATCAATGCTACACACGATAAAACAATTAAAACCCGCGTTGGTGTACCTTGGTTTCAAATGGGTTATCAACCGGGGCGCTATTTAGTCCAATGGAGTCAAGGTAAGCCATTGAAAGTTTTACTTATGCCTGGCCCATTAAATGCCGGAGGCAGCCATGAAATGGAGCAAGGATTCCGAGAAGCTATTGCAGGTAGCCAAGTACAAATTGTGGATGTGGCGCAAGGGGATAACGACCTTGAGGTTCAACGCAATCTATTACATGAAATGTTAGAGCGTAACCCTGATGTCGATGTCGTCGTTGGCACTGCTATTGCTGCTGAGGCCGCAATGGGTGAAGGCCGAAACTTAACGAACCCATTGAATATTGTCTCTTTTTACCTTTCTCACCAAGTCTACCGCGGGTTAAAAAGAGGCCGAATTATTATGGCTGCCAGCGACCAAATGGTTTGGCAAGGTGAGCTAGTGATTGAACAAGCCATCAAAGTACTACAAAAGCAGCCGGTTCCAAACAATATAAGCCCGCCGATTTTAGTGCTTACCCAACAAAACGCAGATAGTGAACACTTACGCAACTCATTATCTCCAGGAGGCTTTAGGCCCGTATATCAATATACATCGGCGGCTAAAAAATAG
- the torS gene encoding TMAO reductase system sensor histidine kinase/response regulator TorS: MNLSLTRRLWMGFALMAALTFISTLVGWYNLRFVSQVEQANTEALIPTMNMARQLSEASAWELFSAQNLTNADSESIWLAQGRMLTAQSLKITNLLKILREQGFNTQNIEQQEKEIAQSLSQQGELVGQRLKLRAEQQQLRQHIIAAAGDIAQMAHGQANNAATSAGATQVSIYDLIERKQGEQAQQALDQLIDIDLEYASQMNELRLSAMRVQQMVLNLGSNQPHRNMAELEKQLNSAVKILQRRQKYIEDPAVRGQVENALNSVKRYTELIALYRQDNDITTRLQILSQNNIDQFARFSSEVAQLVDIIELRNQTALGQLKQASERGQNWLLALSIVSLLSLILILWRVVYRLVTKPLAQQTQALQRLLEGDIDSAFPETAGVKELDTIGRLMDAFRESVHALNNQREQLADEVKARTAELRVMVVEHRKARSEAEQANQAKSAFLAAMSHEIRTPLYGILGTAQLLLENKALNQYHDDLYAITDSGESLLAILNDILDYSAIEAGGQNVSINDEPFEPKPLLESTLYLMNASNKNSAIQLVADIADDLPIALQGDPLRIRQIITNLLSNALRFTQKGQITLRSCRYGKYWFIEVEDTGCGIDSSRFTDIFKPFVQVDSQRGGTGLGLTISASLAQAMGGELTVSSQLGSGSCFRLTLPLCITSHPVGKSAELPLDMRGVNLLLIEDNPLTQKISGEMLTRSGAQVTIVGSAAEALATLQAGQQFTAALVDFGLPDIDGITLAKQIAKTYPTLILIGFSAHVIDETLRQRTSQVFRGIIQKPVPRDMLNQLIVKYISGGEYTLSDSGVQGEVTNLQQLASDAELMGFQKIREWVSIFKQHSLPLLDQIDIARAESNAEQIKRLAHQLKSSCASLGMQNAVQSCVLLEQQPMADTQLKDDIQQGLRAIDQWLNKIH; encoded by the coding sequence GTGAATTTATCACTAACTAGACGACTATGGATGGGCTTTGCGTTGATGGCTGCATTGACCTTTATTAGCACCCTTGTGGGATGGTACAACTTACGTTTTGTTAGCCAAGTTGAACAGGCCAACACCGAGGCTCTGATCCCAACCATGAATATGGCAAGGCAACTGAGTGAAGCGAGCGCTTGGGAGCTATTTTCTGCACAAAATCTCACAAATGCAGATAGCGAAAGTATTTGGTTAGCACAAGGACGAATGTTAACGGCACAAAGCCTTAAAATCACTAATTTACTGAAAATATTAAGAGAGCAAGGCTTTAATACACAAAATATTGAACAACAAGAAAAAGAAATTGCTCAGTCATTAAGCCAACAGGGTGAATTAGTTGGGCAGCGGTTAAAACTGCGCGCAGAGCAACAACAATTAAGGCAGCATATCATTGCGGCGGCGGGTGATATCGCTCAAATGGCACATGGTCAGGCAAACAATGCCGCCACCTCAGCGGGAGCAACTCAAGTCAGTATTTACGACCTTATTGAAAGGAAACAAGGGGAACAAGCACAACAAGCCCTTGATCAACTAATTGATATTGACCTTGAATATGCCAGCCAAATGAATGAGCTTCGATTAAGCGCGATGCGTGTACAGCAAATGGTACTTAATTTAGGTTCAAACCAGCCCCACCGCAATATGGCAGAATTAGAAAAACAGTTGAATTCTGCAGTTAAAATCTTACAACGTCGGCAAAAATATATTGAAGACCCTGCAGTGCGAGGCCAAGTAGAAAACGCGTTAAATAGCGTGAAGCGCTATACCGAGTTAATCGCGTTGTACCGGCAAGATAACGACATCACAACACGTTTACAGATTTTATCACAAAATAATATTGACCAATTTGCACGTTTTAGTAGTGAAGTAGCGCAATTAGTTGACATCATTGAGCTTCGTAACCAAACCGCATTGGGACAACTTAAACAAGCCAGTGAACGAGGGCAGAATTGGTTGTTAGCATTGAGTATTGTCTCATTACTCTCACTTATCTTGATCCTTTGGCGAGTGGTTTATCGTTTAGTGACAAAGCCGCTGGCACAGCAAACCCAAGCCCTTCAACGCTTATTAGAGGGCGATATTGACTCTGCATTTCCTGAAACTGCAGGGGTAAAAGAGCTTGATACGATTGGCCGTTTAATGGATGCATTTCGTGAAAGTGTTCATGCCTTGAATAATCAGCGTGAACAGCTAGCAGACGAAGTCAAAGCGAGGACGGCAGAATTGCGCGTGATGGTTGTTGAGCACCGCAAAGCTCGTTCTGAAGCAGAACAAGCCAATCAGGCTAAATCGGCATTTTTAGCGGCAATGAGCCATGAAATTCGCACTCCTCTTTATGGGATTTTGGGGACAGCGCAGCTGTTATTAGAAAATAAAGCACTTAACCAATATCATGATGATTTATATGCGATTACTGACTCAGGTGAATCTTTATTAGCAATTTTGAATGACATTTTGGACTACTCCGCAATTGAAGCAGGGGGACAAAATGTTTCCATCAATGATGAGCCTTTTGAGCCCAAGCCGTTATTAGAAAGTACTTTGTATTTAATGAATGCCAGTAATAAAAATAGTGCTATTCAGTTAGTTGCAGATATTGCGGATGATTTGCCGATTGCTTTACAAGGGGACCCGCTACGGATCCGACAAATTATCACGAATTTACTCAGTAATGCATTGCGCTTTACTCAAAAGGGGCAAATCACTTTGCGTAGTTGCCGTTATGGTAAATATTGGTTTATTGAAGTGGAAGACACAGGGTGTGGCATTGATAGCTCGCGATTTACTGATATTTTTAAGCCATTTGTGCAAGTAGATAGCCAGCGGGGTGGTACAGGACTTGGGCTGACAATTAGTGCAAGTCTAGCGCAAGCGATGGGAGGTGAATTGACGGTTAGTAGCCAGTTGGGGAGCGGGAGCTGCTTTCGTTTAACATTGCCGCTATGTATCACCTCTCATCCAGTGGGTAAATCGGCTGAGCTGCCATTAGACATGCGAGGTGTGAATTTATTACTCATAGAAGACAACCCATTGACTCAAAAAATCAGTGGAGAAATGTTAACCCGCAGTGGGGCTCAGGTAACCATTGTTGGCTCTGCTGCTGAGGCTTTGGCGACTCTACAAGCTGGTCAACAATTTACGGCGGCATTGGTGGATTTTGGCTTACCTGACATCGATGGTATCACCTTGGCTAAACAAATAGCGAAAACTTACCCTACATTGATTTTGATTGGTTTTAGTGCTCATGTGATTGATGAAACATTGCGCCAACGAACCAGCCAAGTTTTTCGCGGTATCATTCAAAAACCGGTACCAAGAGATATGTTAAATCAATTAATTGTTAAATATATTTCAGGTGGTGAATATACATTGTCTGATTCTGGTGTTCAGGGAGAAGTTACAAATTTACAACAACTTGCCAGTGATGCCGAATTAATGGGATTCCAGAAAATTCGCGAATGGGTGAGTATTTTTAAACAACATTCCTTGCCTTTGCTCGATCAAATTGACATTGCACGAGCAGAAAGTAACGCAGAACAAATAAAGCGCCTTGCTCACCAGTTAAAAAGCAGTTGTGCCAGTTTGGGAATGCAAAATGCAGTACAAAGCTGCGTATTATTAGAACAGCAGCCAATGGCGGATACCCAATTGAAGGATGATATCCAGCAAGGCTTACGGGCTATTGATCAATGGTTGAATAAAATACATTGA
- the cfa gene encoding cyclopropane fatty acyl phospholipid synthase yields MSTEQVVNQKNTIDSWQRIAAELLSEAGIKINGSRPFDIQVHNHQFFKRVLQQGSLGLGESYMDGWWDCERLDIFFQHVLRHKLDKKIPHNFSDTLKIAVARVRNLQTLKRARIVGEEHYDLGNDLFSLMLDPYMQYSCGYWKGLETVPENLPLAQEQKLNLICEKLQLKPGMRLLDIGCGWGGLAAYAAKNYGVSVTGVTISAEQQKYAQARCAGLDVDIKLDDYRNLNDQFDRIVSVGMFEHVGPKNYATYFDVIQRNLKTNGLFLLHTIGSNQNKVNVDPWTNKYIFPNGCLPSVQNIGETSEGKLVMEDWHNFGADYDHTLMAWYSRFQAAWPELEDNYTPRFKRMFSYYLNACAGAFRARDIQLWQILWSPQGVTGGLRVAR; encoded by the coding sequence ATGAGTACTGAACAAGTCGTTAACCAAAAAAATACTATCGATTCTTGGCAACGCATTGCTGCTGAATTATTAAGTGAAGCTGGTATTAAAATTAATGGCTCCCGCCCTTTCGATATTCAAGTTCACAACCACCAATTCTTTAAACGAGTACTACAACAAGGCTCATTAGGATTAGGTGAAAGCTATATGGATGGTTGGTGGGATTGCGAACGTTTAGACATATTTTTCCAACATGTATTACGCCATAAGCTCGATAAAAAAATACCTCATAATTTCAGTGATACATTGAAAATTGCTGTCGCACGCGTTCGCAATTTACAAACCCTAAAACGTGCTCGCATTGTTGGAGAAGAACATTACGACCTCGGGAATGACTTATTTTCCCTGATGCTCGACCCTTATATGCAATATTCTTGCGGCTACTGGAAAGGTTTAGAAACGGTTCCTGAAAACCTCCCTCTTGCTCAAGAACAAAAATTAAATTTAATCTGCGAAAAACTGCAATTAAAACCAGGTATGCGATTACTGGATATCGGCTGTGGATGGGGCGGGCTAGCTGCCTATGCAGCAAAAAATTATGGAGTTTCTGTCACGGGTGTCACTATTTCCGCTGAGCAACAAAAATATGCTCAAGCTCGCTGTGCAGGCTTAGATGTCGATATTAAATTAGACGATTATCGGAATCTCAACGACCAATTTGACCGTATTGTCTCTGTAGGCATGTTTGAGCATGTCGGGCCTAAAAACTATGCGACTTACTTTGATGTTATTCAACGCAATTTAAAAACTAATGGTTTGTTTTTACTTCACACCATTGGCTCTAATCAAAATAAAGTAAATGTCGACCCATGGACTAACAAGTATATTTTCCCAAACGGCTGCCTACCGTCTGTACAAAATATTGGCGAAACCAGCGAAGGCAAACTGGTCATGGAGGATTGGCATAATTTTGGTGCAGATTATGACCATACACTTATGGCGTGGTATTCCCGTTTTCAAGCGGCTTGGCCAGAGCTCGAAGATAATTATACGCCTCGCTTCAAACGCATGTTTTCTTATTATTTAAATGCTTGTGCAGGTGCATTTAGAGCGAGAGATATTCAATTATGGCAAATACTTTGGAGCCCACAAGGTGTGACCGGGGGCCTACGGGTTGCTCGCTAA
- a CDS encoding cytosine deaminase has translation MLNHTIKHIHNIRLPERDGLWRIDIENQKIQAILPQHEGEILPNSLDGEGGLVTAPFVEPHIHLDTTQTAGQPSWNQSGTLFEGIERWAERKAMLTHEDVKNRAWQTLKWQIANGIQHVRTHVDVSDPTLTALKAMLEVKQEIAPWVDVQIVAFPQEGILSYPNGEALLEEALRLGADVVGAIPHFEFTREYGVESLHKTFALAQKYDRLIDVHCDEIDDEQSRFVETVAALAHAQGMGSRVTASHTTAMHSYNGAYTSRLFRLLKMSGINFVANPLVNIHLQGRFDTYPKRRGITRVKEMLAADINVCFGHDDVFDPWYPLGTANMLQVLHMGLHVCQLMGYQQINDGLKLISEYSARTLNLQDYGVSEGKRASLLILPAENGFDAVRRQVPVRYSVRDGQVIANTQPAVTQIHLEQTETIRYGYTPKI, from the coding sequence GTGCTTAATCATACTATCAAACATATCCATAATATCCGTTTACCCGAGCGTGATGGGCTGTGGCGTATTGATATCGAAAACCAAAAAATTCAAGCTATCCTTCCACAACATGAAGGCGAAATATTGCCAAACAGCTTAGACGGTGAAGGTGGTTTGGTGACCGCGCCCTTCGTTGAGCCACACATTCACTTGGATACTACTCAAACCGCTGGGCAACCAAGCTGGAACCAGTCTGGAACACTCTTTGAAGGCATTGAACGTTGGGCGGAGCGCAAAGCGATGCTTACCCACGAGGATGTTAAAAACCGCGCGTGGCAAACCCTTAAATGGCAAATTGCCAATGGTATTCAACATGTTCGCACCCATGTGGATGTGTCAGACCCAACATTAACCGCACTGAAAGCGATGTTAGAAGTAAAACAAGAAATCGCGCCTTGGGTTGATGTGCAAATTGTTGCTTTTCCACAAGAAGGTATTTTGTCTTATCCAAATGGCGAAGCCTTGTTAGAAGAAGCACTACGCCTTGGAGCCGACGTCGTTGGTGCTATTCCACATTTCGAATTTACTCGTGAGTATGGTGTAGAATCACTCCATAAAACGTTCGCTTTAGCACAAAAATATGACCGTTTGATTGATGTCCACTGTGATGAAATCGATGATGAGCAATCCCGTTTTGTGGAAACTGTCGCAGCGCTAGCACATGCACAGGGGATGGGTTCTCGCGTCACGGCAAGCCATACTACTGCGATGCATTCATACAATGGCGCTTATACTTCCCGTTTATTTCGTCTGCTAAAAATGTCTGGGATTAACTTTGTGGCTAACCCGCTAGTGAATATTCACTTACAAGGCCGCTTTGATACTTATCCAAAACGCCGTGGGATTACGCGAGTGAAAGAGATGCTAGCCGCAGATATTAATGTCTGCTTCGGCCACGATGATGTTTTTGACCCTTGGTACCCACTTGGTACAGCTAATATGCTGCAAGTCCTGCATATGGGGTTACATGTTTGCCAATTAATGGGTTACCAGCAAATCAATGATGGGCTGAAACTGATTAGTGAGTACAGCGCACGTACGTTGAACTTGCAAGATTATGGCGTTAGTGAAGGAAAACGCGCTAGTTTATTGATTTTACCTGCAGAAAATGGCTTCGATGCCGTGCGCCGTCAAGTTCCTGTACGTTATTCGGTTCGTGATGGTCAGGTGATTGCCAATACCCAACCTGCGGTAACCCAAATTCATTTAGAACAAACGGAAACAATCCGTTATGGATATACTCCAAAAATCTAA